The Brachypodium distachyon strain Bd21 chromosome 4, Brachypodium_distachyon_v3.0, whole genome shotgun sequence nucleotide sequence ctagaaacgagatcTGCCTTgttccaagtgcacaaatctatatgagttgtgttttggaacggaggaagtaactCTAGATACCATCGTACGGTTGCTAAGAAAAGATGGGCTACACATGATCCTAAATTTAAATCTAATCGGTACCTCGTGATCACTTTATCATACATTATGATATATTATTACAAAAATTCTACCTACTAATTATGTAACTCGGCATACACATATTTTGTCAGTGCAAATAATCGATTGACCAATTTAGCATGTGAAATTTAATTTTGTGCTCGTATGTGTCGcgatttgtactaaatcaacggcacttattatggattgaaGGGAGcagttttctgaaatttagcTTGATTTTCAACACCGATACGTTAGGTCTGTTGGCACCCCAATTTTGGATCGAGGAGTGTTTTTCACGTCTGATCTGTGACTGCCTAGCGTCGTGTGCGTCGCACACATGTATAACATGGCTAATTAAGCCATCAAAATAAAGAACCTGGAGTACGTAGCTTCGCATGCAGCTGCGCACATTTCTGGTTAGTGGTCAATCACCGTAGTCAAGTGTAACACAATCACATGCCAAAAGTAGCTATAGTTCCTAAGTAGTCACACAAGTGCGCAACCTGGATTTCCCGGCCGGACGATAGACAACCCTTTTCTAGAAGGGAGCACAGAGTTATATACTCCTACGTACCAACCGATTCTTTGTGAAATTACTATCATGcattccaatttccttttTCGGGGATATCACGCATTCCAAATTGATATGAACATTTTAAGGACTACTAGTATAGTACAATTAACCCAAAAAAACCACGCGTCCGGCTGATCGAGCATGTACGTACATGCTGAGAGATCGAGTTTGATGATTCAAGGAACATTTTAAAGACTACTAGTACCCATACGCATCTTGCTTAGCAGCTTTTAAGAGCGTCGTAGTTTGGATTTCTTACATTTCGCACGTTCACTTCCTAGCGACGTAACTACTAGGAGTAGAAGCTAGCCGTTCCACCAGTCAAACATACGGAACGAGATCGAGGCGGCCGGGTCAAAGTCTCGACTATGTACGCACATAAACCACTTTCTCATAACAAGCTATGCTAGCTAGACCCATTTATCCACAAGTCGTTCAAATTTCCACCAACCCATGTCCCACATTAGTTTCCTCCTGCATGCCTGCCCTATATATAGCGCGCAGCACGACACTATCAAATCGTACAGCACAAAGACCACAAGCAAAGCAAGAGGCCAAGCAACAAGGGTTCGACGCACGACCCCACGAGCCAGAGCGCGAGCCTAATTCGGTCTCTTGTTGCAATCTGCTCCTTAATTCTCCCCAATCAATCAAGCCTCTGATTAACTCAAGAGCAACGACAACGTACGTGCACCTCCTCCGACGATCCTAGCTGCAATGGAGGTTAAGGTGCTGAGCTCCAAGCTGGTGAAGCCCGCCGCCTGCAACAATGGCGGCGCCACGGAGACAGAGTACATCCCTCTGTCCATCTTCGACAGGGTGACATTCCAGATGCAGATGGCCATCATCTACGCCttcgcgccgcccgcgccgtccACAGCCGCCATCGAGAAGGGCCTCGCCCTCGTGCTGGGCCAGTACCGGGCCTTCGCGGGCCAGCTCGGCGAGTCCCCCGACGGCAGCCCGGCCGTGATCCTCAACGACCGGGGCGCGCGGCTCGTGGAGGCGTCCGTGGACGCGGACCTCGTGGACATGGCGCCCGCCAAGCCCACGCCCGAGCTGCTGAAGCTGCACCCGGACCTGGAAGGGGAGCAGCCCCTCGAGGaggtggtgctgctgcagctcaCCCGGTTCCGCTGCGGCTCCCTCGCCGTCGGGTTCACCTCCAACCACGTGGTCGCGGACGGCCACGCCACCAGCAACTTCCTCGTGGCGTGGGGCCGCGCCACCAGAGGGCTCCCCATGGGCCCGCCCCCTGTGCACCATTACCACGGGCTCTTCAAGCCGCGCTCCTCGCCTCGCGTGGAGCACGACCACCGCCGCAGGGAGTACCACCTGCCGTCGCCCAACGACGTCGTGGGCCACCACGGCGACGCCGCCGACAACATCGTGATCCACAAGGCCCACTTCACCAAGGACTTCATCGCGGGGCTCCGGGCCGACGCGTCAGTGGGCCGGGGCCGGCCCTTCAGCCGGTTCGAGACCATCCTGGCCCACCTGTGGCGCGCCATGACGCGAGCCCGGGGCCTTGGTCCCGAAGAGTCCTCGGCGATCCGGCTGTCGGTGGACGGGCGGCACCGGCTGGGGAAGCCGGCCGAGTACTTCGGCAACATGGTGCTCTGGGCGTTCCCGCGGTCCACGGTGGGCGACCTCCTGAACCGTCCCCTGAAGCACGCAGCGCAGGTGATCCACGACGAGGTGGCCAGGGTGGACGGCGCCTACTTCCAGTCCTTCGTCGACTTCGCGTGCTCCGGGGCCGTCCAGAAGGAGAAGCTCGCGCCCAGCGCCGTGCTCAAGGACGCGCATTGCCCTGACGTGGAGGTGGATAGCTGGCTCACGTTCCCGTTCTATGAGCTCGACTTCGGCACGGGGAGCCCCAGCTACTTCATGCCCTCCTACTTCCCCACGGAAGGGATGCTCTTCCTCGCGCCGTCCTACATCGGCGACGGCAGCGTCGACGCCTTCGTGCCCGTCTTCCAACACAACCTTCAAGCGTTCAAAGAATGCTGTTACTCCGTGGAGTAGGTGGCGAGCTAGTAGTGCAAGTTAAGTAAGGAGTGATGGCGAGCTAGTAGTGCAAGTTAAGTAAGGAGTGAGCCAAAACATAATACTTCACCAATGCGTTTAATTACGTGCAAATTAAACTGTTTTGAGACTGGTATAGTAGTGCTACAGAGACATCAGACATGTACACGAACGATGTAACGTTCAGAGTAATAAGAATTTTTTGATTAATTTTTTCATTACAATCTCATGCGCCTTTCAACTCATGGATTGTGATACACGTGCCTTACCGGGCGCACGATTCGAGATTGTGAATAAAAAATTACTGCTATTTCATTCTTACGAGATTGTAAATTTTGTACAGCATGTGTATATTGAGGAtagccaaattttttttgacgaaacagcCACAACGTGCTATTTATTGCCAATAGAAGAGTTGAGAGAATCAACTCAAAGAGAGTACAAAAAACGCAAGGAAAAAGAACAAGAGCAGGGGGAGGAGTTAgattaaattacaaacagaACCCTCTAAGGAACGTCATCGTCTCCCGACACCAACTCGCCGAGACCAGCTCCAGCCCGGTGCCAAAGAGAAGCTTCCTCATGGATGAGAAGGAACACAgccggagggaggaggagcttATGTTGGAAGGTGCGCTTGTTTCTCTCCTTCCAAATCTCCCACAACCCGAGCAGAAAAAGAGAGGCAATGCCTTTACGAAGGTGCTCGCCAAGCCGTCCCGCAACCTCAATACGATCCAGCCACCAGTTCCTAACACAGGAGAGGGCCGGCCATGTCGCGGGATGAAAAAGGGGGCGTCCAGTCCAAATAGCGAATTAGTAATGGAAACCATGAtagaaactactccctccgatccgccccaaaataagtgacttagATTTGTACAGATTCTTATaaaaattcacgtcacttatttccgaccgagggagtatattCTCGTCCATGAGTATTGCACCTACATGCTGGAATTGTACATCCACCTGGCTACTAAGTAACTCAACCAAATGAGTTAGAATCACTTCCATCAGACACCCAAAATTTGGGTCAGTAAGAATGACATGATATGGATGGATTTCCTAGAAGTGGCAACCTAgaggaaccaaaaaaaaaagatctaaAAAGTAGATGGAAGTCCGGAAATAAAACTAATGAAAAATGATAAACTATCTTTAAAAGTTTGTACAAATTTGTGATTTATTatgacaaaaaatatgaaaacaatGAGGAGTATTATGAAAAAACTTGCATTAAAAAAAGCTTACACGTAGTTTATGAACCTCCAAGTTAGTGAAATGGTTATGATCTTCCTTTTGTGGCGTGGTAGTTTGTTCTGTGGATTACATTGGGTTGTACTTTATTTACATATATAGCATGGTGACTTCGACGTACGATGCATGGTAATTTTTGTGGTAGTTGTTTGGGGAGAAAAATAACGAAACTCTAAGGCAGAGTGTATTTTCTCAAACACTGGGGGGAAAGAAAAAGTTGAGGACGTGCCAGTGTACTAATGTacacaaataaataaaacaaagtagggaaacatgtattttattaatCTCACCATGCAGAAACGAAATTACAAGTCCCCTTATAAATAATGCGCTCCGTGTGGCCTACTAGCACGGCCAACATGACATAGGCGATTGCGGTTTCTTGGTTCACGGGGCCTCGAAAAGCTCCCGCTTAATTACGTTTGCAGGTCAAGCCTGCAGACCACCTCCGATTAAGTTGCTGCAATGGTGTCGTTTTCAAGTCTTGTCTTCTCCCTATGCTTGGTGTAGAAGATGGTGGTGATGAAGCAGAAGAGAGGGATGGTACGATCCTGCTCCGTCGATGCTAAGCCACGACCGTTCGACCGTGCAGGTGCCGAACATCGTGCTCCACCATCTTGTTGATGTACGATGAAGTGTCCAGCTGACACGCGCCTTGTCAGCTAGACAGATTGATGAAGTGGCCTTCGTCTCGTCGGTACCTAGCCTGTAAAATGTCCGCCTCGTTAGACCGGACAGAATGCCTTGCCTTTGCCTCATCGGTACCCAGCAAGAGCATGTGATGTTGGTGATGTACTTCATCGGTACACGGACATGTTGGTGGAGTGGCTTCGCGTCGCCGATGCTTGATCGGTGTTGGAGAATATGTTTGGATGCCGGAATGCCATCGGCAATGTGGATGAGGGAGTAGACTTGATGTTGAAGACGATGATGTGGGTGCTGTCGGAGGTGCAAGAGACCTTGTTGGGAGTTGGTGAAGGCAGCGCCCAAGCGGGCGCCTGTATGGCAGTGTCTCGACGGACACCACGTAAAAGGCCGCCACGGGCGACGACGTACTGCGAGTTGGTGAAGAGTGCGCCAAGACAGGCGCCCTGTTTGGTGGTGTCTCAGCAGACACCGcgtagaaggccgccacgagTGGTGGCGTACCGATGCCAAGTTGGTGAAGAGTGTGCCAAGCCAAGCGCCATGTATGTGGTGTCTCAGCGGACACcacgtagaaggccgccacgagcgGCACGATGCTAACCTGTGAAACCAAGGGTGGCGCCCTTTATGGGGGTGTCTCGGCGGACATCGGTAGAAGGTCGCCAC carries:
- the LOC100841890 gene encoding putrescine hydroxycinnamoyltransferase 3, which codes for MEVKVLSSKLVKPAACNNGGATETEYIPLSIFDRVTFQMQMAIIYAFAPPAPSTAAIEKGLALVLGQYRAFAGQLGESPDGSPAVILNDRGARLVEASVDADLVDMAPAKPTPELLKLHPDLEGEQPLEEVVLLQLTRFRCGSLAVGFTSNHVVADGHATSNFLVAWGRATRGLPMGPPPVHHYHGLFKPRSSPRVEHDHRRREYHLPSPNDVVGHHGDAADNIVIHKAHFTKDFIAGLRADASVGRGRPFSRFETILAHLWRAMTRARGLGPEESSAIRLSVDGRHRLGKPAEYFGNMVLWAFPRSTVGDLLNRPLKHAAQVIHDEVARVDGAYFQSFVDFACSGAVQKEKLAPSAVLKDAHCPDVEVDSWLTFPFYELDFGTGSPSYFMPSYFPTEGMLFLAPSYIGDGSVDAFVPVFQHNLQAFKECCYSVE